Proteins from a single region of Paraglaciecola sp. T6c:
- the ftsL gene encoding cell division protein FtsL produces MSTQETNFKLVGFLLADLARHPVRVLLFLSLLVSAGAVILSAHHNRQASIALERLMQKKDQLDVQWRNLILEQSALTEHNRIENLVSKQLGMRRPQADEEVVVRIK; encoded by the coding sequence ATGAGTACCCAAGAAACTAACTTCAAACTCGTCGGCTTTCTGCTTGCTGACCTAGCCCGCCATCCCGTGCGGGTTTTGTTGTTTTTGTCACTGTTAGTTAGCGCGGGTGCCGTTATCTTGAGTGCACACCATAATCGCCAGGCGTCGATTGCACTTGAGCGCCTGATGCAAAAGAAAGATCAGCTAGATGTCCAATGGCGAAATCTGATTTTAGAGCAAAGCGCGTTAACCGAACATAATCGTATTGAGAATTTGGTGTCTAAGCAATTAGGCATGCGCCGTCCGCAAGCTGATGAAGAAGTGGTGGTGAGAATAAAATGA
- the rsmH gene encoding 16S rRNA (cytosine(1402)-N(4))-methyltransferase RsmH — protein sequence MTTQPSHLSVLLQESIDGLAIKPDGVYLDATFGRGGHTKQILSQLSPNGRLIALDRDPSAIEAAKALADDARFSIHHCNFSEMEDVLTSLELHGKVDGILMDLGVSSPQLDEPERGFSFMREGPLDMRMNPTKGQSAAQWLAHAEEQDIAQVIKEFGEEKFGKRIAHGIVNARQEAPITTTAQLAEIIDLAVPVKDKFKHPATRSFQGIRIYINSELDEIRTGLKAALNSLNSGGRLSVISFHSLEDRLVKRFIREQSRGLQVPHGLPIMQAEIDSHKAMKAIGKAIKPSSDELSRNVRARSSVLRVAEKL from the coding sequence ATGACTACGCAACCATCACACCTATCTGTACTGCTGCAAGAATCCATTGACGGGTTAGCGATTAAACCCGACGGTGTCTATCTGGATGCCACATTTGGGCGTGGTGGTCACACTAAGCAGATATTATCTCAGTTATCGCCAAATGGACGCTTGATTGCCCTTGACCGTGACCCTTCAGCGATTGAAGCGGCTAAAGCGCTGGCGGATGATGCACGTTTCAGTATACATCATTGTAACTTTTCAGAAATGGAAGACGTGCTTACCTCCCTTGAACTGCACGGCAAAGTAGACGGTATTTTGATGGATTTGGGCGTGTCTTCACCCCAGCTAGACGAGCCGGAGCGAGGCTTCAGTTTTATGCGTGAAGGGCCATTAGACATGCGCATGAATCCAACTAAAGGGCAAAGTGCTGCCCAGTGGTTAGCCCATGCTGAAGAGCAAGATATTGCACAGGTCATCAAAGAATTTGGTGAAGAAAAATTTGGTAAACGTATTGCTCACGGTATTGTTAACGCACGTCAAGAAGCACCAATAACCACCACGGCGCAATTGGCCGAAATTATCGATTTGGCGGTCCCCGTTAAAGACAAGTTCAAGCATCCAGCAACGCGCAGTTTTCAAGGTATTCGTATTTATATCAACAGTGAATTGGATGAAATTCGCACGGGTTTGAAAGCCGCGTTAAATAGCTTGAATTCTGGTGGACGCTTGTCTGTGATCAGCTTTCATTCATTGGAAGACAGACTAGTAAAACGCTTTATTCGAGAGCAAAGTCGCGGTCTTCAAGTTCCCCATGGTTTACCCATTATGCAGGCTGAAATAGATTCTCATAAAGCCATGAAAGCCATAGGCAAAGCCATAAAACCCTCAAGTGATGAGTTGTCTCGAAATGTCCGTGCCCGCAGTTCGGTTCTCAGGGTTGCCGAAAAATTATGA
- the mraZ gene encoding division/cell wall cluster transcriptional repressor MraZ yields the protein MFRGANAINLDVKGRVTIPTKYRQSLLDDCQGQLVCTIDTQQPCLLLYPLPEWEEIELKLSRLSSMNPHERRLQRLLLGYATEGEMDKSGRFLLTAPLREHAHLDKQIMLVGQLNKFEIWDHSVWQQQIQQDVATEQEAAFELTERLQDFSL from the coding sequence ATGTTCCGCGGCGCTAACGCAATCAATCTTGACGTAAAAGGACGGGTAACGATACCAACGAAGTATCGTCAGTCTTTGCTGGATGATTGTCAGGGGCAACTGGTGTGTACTATTGACACCCAGCAACCTTGCTTGCTGCTTTACCCACTTCCTGAATGGGAAGAAATTGAGCTTAAACTTTCGCGCCTATCCAGTATGAATCCCCATGAGCGCAGATTACAGCGTTTACTGCTCGGTTATGCAACCGAAGGGGAGATGGATAAGAGCGGTCGCTTTTTATTGACTGCGCCGCTGCGCGAGCATGCTCATTTAGATAAACAAATTATGTTGGTAGGCCAATTGAACAAATTCGAAATTTGGGATCACAGTGTCTGGCAACAACAAATACAACAAGATGTTGCGACTGAGCAAGAAGCAGCCTTTGAATTAACTGAGCGCTTGCAGGATTTCTCACTCTAA
- a CDS encoding SDR family NAD(P)-dependent oxidoreductase: MSNYATYPSLKGKVILITGGATGIGAVMVEAFMRQQARVLFVDVQEEAAHALCSKLHAELGAAPIFKNLDTTHIDELQAFISSIGHSHGRLDVLINNVANDTRHSPLDIDQQGWRDCMAVNLDSTFFACQSAIRLMRDKRTGNIINMSSINVLIGPKQMPGYVAAKSALNGLSKSLANQYGEYGIRVNTILPGWVATDRQLALWLTPEADKEWQKSVALRGSLEPIHVANMALFLAAEDSAMITGQQFVIDAGRT; this comes from the coding sequence ATGTCCAATTACGCTACTTACCCAAGCCTGAAAGGCAAAGTTATTCTTATAACCGGCGGTGCTACTGGTATCGGTGCGGTTATGGTAGAAGCGTTTATGCGCCAACAAGCCCGAGTCCTTTTTGTTGATGTGCAAGAAGAAGCTGCTCATGCATTGTGCAGCAAATTGCATGCAGAGCTGGGTGCAGCCCCCATTTTCAAGAACTTAGATACAACGCATATAGACGAACTACAGGCCTTTATAAGCTCAATTGGACACAGTCACGGGCGGTTAGACGTGTTAATTAACAATGTCGCCAATGACACACGCCACTCACCTCTTGATATCGACCAGCAAGGTTGGCGCGACTGTATGGCTGTAAACCTCGACTCGACGTTTTTTGCTTGTCAAAGCGCGATCCGCCTAATGCGCGACAAACGTACCGGCAATATTATTAATATGAGCTCTATCAATGTGCTGATTGGACCAAAACAAATGCCCGGTTACGTAGCGGCTAAATCGGCGTTAAACGGTTTGAGTAAATCCTTGGCCAATCAATACGGCGAATATGGCATACGAGTTAATACTATATTACCCGGCTGGGTGGCCACTGACCGTCAGCTCGCTCTTTGGTTGACGCCAGAAGCAGATAAGGAATGGCAAAAATCCGTTGCCCTGCGCGGCAGCCTTGAACCCATACATGTGGCTAATATGGCGCTATTTTTAGCAGCAGAGGACAGCGCAATGATTACTGGCCAGCAGTTTGTCATTGACGCAGGGCGAACCTGA
- a CDS encoding 2-dehydro-3-deoxygalactonokinase yields MNMQSDIIILGDWGTSVCRLYLCRFHQQELTVLARTKGMGIKYINNPESRFFELCQPWIELYGNVPVFLIGAVGSDTGWKQTSYVPCPTDKNNLLALSKSFSARGLNITILPGVSCQNRHHLPDIMRGEETQVFGFLSQVLNASDKRLICLPGTHTKWALCEGESIASFVTSPVGELYEVLSQHSVLLSPASVPSWCKSSFTNGLRVGMHQSSNLLHTLFATRAYQIIDKRTNAEAAGYLSGLLIGSDVKAAMQDFDIFSHVAVIGSDHICGLYVEALEYMGISTEHFSNEDATLLGLQTLASVKWRDLAANTPSEQS; encoded by the coding sequence ATGAACATGCAGTCTGATATTATTATTTTGGGTGATTGGGGCACAAGCGTATGCCGTCTCTACTTGTGCCGCTTTCATCAACAAGAGCTCACCGTTTTGGCACGCACCAAAGGCATGGGCATCAAATATATTAATAACCCTGAGTCTCGATTTTTTGAGTTATGCCAACCTTGGATAGAATTATACGGAAATGTGCCGGTATTTTTAATTGGTGCCGTCGGCTCTGACACCGGCTGGAAACAAACCAGCTATGTGCCTTGTCCCACAGATAAGAACAACTTATTGGCATTGAGTAAAAGTTTTTCAGCTCGCGGCTTGAACATCACCATTTTACCCGGTGTGTCTTGTCAGAACCGCCATCATCTGCCTGATATTATGCGCGGTGAAGAAACCCAAGTATTCGGCTTTTTGTCTCAAGTGCTTAACGCCTCCGATAAACGCTTAATTTGCTTGCCAGGCACCCATACCAAATGGGCATTATGTGAAGGTGAAAGCATTGCTTCTTTTGTGACCAGTCCAGTGGGAGAACTCTATGAAGTGCTGAGTCAACATAGTGTACTGCTTAGCCCTGCTTCTGTACCCAGTTGGTGTAAAAGCAGTTTTACCAATGGATTACGGGTAGGCATGCATCAATCGAGTAACTTGCTGCATACCTTGTTTGCTACCCGGGCGTATCAGATCATCGACAAACGCACCAACGCAGAAGCTGCTGGTTATTTGTCAGGCTTACTGATTGGGTCAGATGTAAAAGCGGCTATGCAAGATTTTGATATTTTCTCGCATGTGGCAGTCATTGGCTCGGACCATATCTGCGGTTTGTATGTTGAGGCACTAGAGTATATGGGGATCAGCACTGAACATTTTAGCAACGAAGATGCGACCTTATTAGGCCTACAAACCCTAGCTTCAGTAAAATGGCGCGACCTCGCCGCTAATACACCAAGCGAGCAATCGTAA
- a CDS encoding SMP-30/gluconolactonase/LRE family protein yields the protein MKPINQSKDVSLYRCLAVENELGEGVIWDPRQRCAFWTDILGKQFYRWDFDNKVTQYPCPERLCSFGLTPEPDWFIAAFETGFAFFNPIEQDIQWISKIEADLPYTRMNDGKVDRQGRFWAGSVIEDDSVDVSTLANDQQAKLYRLDANGQARTMLDGISIANGLAFSADSKTMYFADSAKQQVWRSDFESECGTPSQLEHFFATTGNAFPDGSCIDNQGYLWNAQWGSACVKRYSPSGTLDFTLPVDCQQPSCVSFGGPDLNHLIITSAREGLSREDDEIYKHNGAVMIYHTPFKGIAEPICTVPRRQ from the coding sequence GTGAAGCCAATAAATCAGTCAAAAGACGTGAGTTTATATCGCTGCTTAGCAGTGGAAAACGAATTAGGCGAAGGCGTCATTTGGGATCCCAGGCAACGATGTGCCTTTTGGACAGACATACTAGGCAAACAATTCTATCGCTGGGATTTTGATAACAAGGTGACTCAATACCCCTGCCCTGAAAGATTATGTTCTTTTGGCTTAACCCCTGAGCCAGATTGGTTTATCGCTGCGTTTGAAACGGGTTTTGCATTTTTTAATCCGATTGAACAAGACATCCAATGGATAAGCAAAATAGAAGCCGATTTACCTTACACTCGTATGAATGACGGCAAAGTTGACCGTCAAGGGCGTTTTTGGGCCGGCTCCGTCATCGAAGATGACAGTGTGGATGTCTCCACACTTGCAAACGACCAACAAGCCAAACTTTATCGCTTAGACGCTAATGGCCAAGCGCGCACTATGTTAGATGGCATTTCCATCGCCAATGGGCTGGCGTTCAGCGCCGACAGTAAAACAATGTATTTCGCTGATTCAGCTAAGCAACAAGTATGGCGCAGTGATTTTGAGTCTGAATGTGGCACGCCAAGTCAATTGGAGCATTTTTTTGCTACAACAGGCAACGCATTTCCAGATGGCTCGTGCATTGACAATCAAGGTTACCTTTGGAATGCTCAGTGGGGAAGCGCTTGTGTAAAACGATACTCCCCATCAGGAACACTAGATTTCACCCTCCCCGTTGATTGCCAACAGCCGTCATGCGTAAGCTTTGGCGGCCCAGACCTTAATCATCTAATTATTACATCAGCACGTGAGGGGCTATCTCGTGAGGATGATGAAATCTATAAGCACAATGGGGCGGTAATGATTTATCACACACCGTTTAAGGGAATAGCGGAGCCAATATGTACAGTGCCTCGGCGGCAATAA
- a CDS encoding FadR/GntR family transcriptional regulator, producing the protein MASRMFSGNFTRHIVQSLGKAIALGEYPQGEPLMAEAALCESFDASRTVLREAVKMLTAKGMLDARPRRGTIVLPESQWNLSDPDILNWLLDRKGSLPIISEFADMRLAIEPAAAGLAAQNLTEENRQTLNAAIERMEAAARGEDDHLDADIAFHVGILEASGNRFFWNMRHTIEVALRFSIRITNRHKGVDRASVEDHQEILDYILAGDHQSAENQMRSLLLEAKTLLNKALDDEKNRKSQQS; encoded by the coding sequence ATGGCAAGTAGAATGTTTAGCGGGAATTTTACCCGTCACATAGTGCAATCGTTGGGCAAGGCAATTGCTTTAGGTGAGTACCCACAAGGGGAGCCGCTTATGGCAGAAGCTGCGCTGTGCGAATCGTTTGATGCAAGTCGCACTGTATTGCGTGAAGCAGTAAAAATGCTAACCGCGAAAGGCATGTTAGATGCCCGCCCTCGCCGCGGCACCATAGTGTTACCAGAGTCACAGTGGAACTTGTCAGACCCTGATATTTTAAATTGGCTACTAGATCGAAAAGGCTCACTGCCAATTATTTCAGAATTCGCCGACATGCGCTTAGCCATTGAGCCTGCAGCTGCAGGGTTGGCGGCGCAAAATTTAACAGAAGAAAACCGGCAAACCCTGAACGCAGCCATTGAGCGTATGGAAGCAGCAGCAAGGGGAGAAGACGATCATCTCGATGCTGACATTGCTTTTCATGTTGGCATTTTAGAAGCCAGCGGAAATCGTTTTTTTTGGAATATGCGACATACCATTGAGGTTGCGCTACGTTTCAGTATTCGTATTACCAACCGCCACAAAGGCGTAGACCGTGCAAGTGTGGAAGATCATCAAGAGATCCTAGATTATATTTTGGCGGGTGATCATCAGTCCGCTGAGAACCAAATGCGTAGCCTATTGTTAGAAGCAAAAACCCTTCTCAATAAAGCGCTAGACGATGAAAAGAACAGAAAATCTCAACAAAGTTAA
- the glpK gene encoding glycerol kinase GlpK codes for MRIKDCILAIDQGTTSTRAIIFAPDSSIIAVAQQEFTQHYPNDGWVEHDPEDIWSSTVVVCRQAISEAIAKGARIAAIGVTNQRETTVVWDRNTGQAIYNAIVWQDRRTAKTCREMQDKGLFDVVNSRTGLLLDPYFSASKVAWILDNVEGAREKADAGDLAFGTIDSFLIWRLTDGQVHATDVTNASRTNLFNIHDMAWDPKLLEVFNVPKSVLPMVKECADDFGHTTEDLFGFSLPILGVAGDQQAASIGQCCFKEGAIKSTYGTGCFVMLNTGTKAFNSKNKLLTTVAYTIKGETHYALEGSIFIAGAAIQWLRDGLGVIKSASETEDLAKSLDDDHGVYMVPAFAGLGAPHWAPDARGAVFGLTRGTTNAHFVRAALESVCYQTSDLLHAMAEDGVSLDKIRVDGGMVGNNWLCQFLAGILDVTVERPKIMETTALGAAYLAGLKAGIYASCEQLASMNEVESSFDAKMPSSQRRKLIAGWENAVQSTLGYTK; via the coding sequence ATGCGGATCAAAGATTGTATATTAGCTATTGACCAAGGTACTACTTCAACACGAGCCATTATTTTTGCGCCCGACTCGAGCATTATTGCCGTAGCCCAACAAGAATTCACTCAGCATTACCCAAATGATGGTTGGGTAGAACATGACCCAGAAGATATTTGGTCATCAACCGTTGTGGTATGTCGCCAAGCTATTTCAGAAGCAATAGCAAAAGGCGCCCGTATCGCAGCGATTGGCGTTACGAATCAACGTGAAACTACGGTCGTGTGGGATAGAAACACAGGCCAAGCTATTTACAACGCCATTGTATGGCAAGATAGACGCACCGCAAAAACGTGCCGAGAAATGCAAGACAAAGGCTTGTTTGACGTGGTGAATTCACGCACAGGTTTATTGCTTGACCCATATTTTTCCGCCTCAAAGGTCGCATGGATTTTAGATAATGTTGAAGGGGCTCGTGAAAAAGCAGACGCCGGAGACTTGGCTTTCGGTACGATTGATTCGTTTTTGATCTGGCGGTTAACAGACGGACAGGTGCACGCCACTGATGTGACCAACGCCAGTCGCACCAACTTATTCAATATCCATGACATGGCATGGGATCCAAAACTGCTAGAGGTCTTCAACGTCCCTAAATCAGTGTTACCCATGGTCAAAGAATGCGCTGATGACTTTGGCCATACTACCGAAGATTTATTCGGCTTTTCCTTGCCAATCCTAGGTGTTGCAGGAGACCAACAGGCCGCCAGCATTGGGCAATGTTGCTTCAAAGAAGGGGCGATAAAGAGCACCTATGGTACTGGCTGTTTTGTCATGCTAAATACAGGCACCAAAGCCTTTAACTCTAAAAATAAACTGCTCACGACCGTGGCTTACACCATTAAAGGTGAAACCCATTATGCCCTTGAAGGCTCAATTTTTATTGCTGGCGCTGCCATTCAATGGCTGCGTGATGGTTTAGGCGTCATTAAAAGTGCTTCAGAAACTGAAGACTTAGCCAAGTCATTGGATGACGATCATGGTGTATACATGGTGCCGGCCTTTGCAGGACTAGGCGCGCCACATTGGGCGCCAGATGCTCGCGGTGCCGTATTCGGTTTAACTCGAGGCACCACTAATGCACACTTCGTGCGCGCGGCCCTTGAGTCAGTGTGTTATCAAACCTCAGATTTGCTGCATGCCATGGCAGAAGATGGCGTATCACTGGATAAGATTCGCGTCGATGGCGGTATGGTTGGCAATAACTGGTTATGCCAATTCTTGGCTGGCATTTTAGATGTCACAGTAGAGCGGCCTAAAATCATGGAAACCACAGCCCTAGGCGCGGCTTATCTTGCCGGTCTTAAAGCGGGCATCTACGCGTCATGTGAGCAGCTAGCCAGTATGAACGAAGTAGAAAGCAGCTTTGACGCTAAAATGCCTTCTTCTCAGCGCCGAAAATTAATTGCGGGCTGGGAAAACGCGGTACAAAGCACATTAGGTTATACGAAATGA
- a CDS encoding aldose epimerase family protein, with protein MIKHRLFGTLPDGQKVTEYSLRNKVGMQVDILDLGGIIRRWLVPDAEPLKSDAPQAPVDIVLGFDTLEDYIADQAYVGALVGRYANRIAKGHFALNDVNYQLDVNQGGNSLHGGFEGFNRRVWQAQTLDNDAEASLMLTLTSDDGDQGFPGRLEVNVTYTLHETGLKITYRAKAAQDTVFNPTQHSYFNLAGHNSGSIEDHQVQILASHYTPTDENAIPTGELVDVNNTPFDLREMTTLKSPLQSSHKQIKLGNGFDHNWCLDAYQAKMNAPELVAKAFEPKSRRTMRVLTTMPGMQLYTANYVGPEPIGKGATEYQGKQAYCFETQFYPDSPNQSHFPSATLKANEEHYSVTEYRLSFS; from the coding sequence ATGATCAAACATCGTCTTTTTGGGACGCTGCCTGACGGACAGAAAGTCACTGAATACAGCTTGCGAAATAAAGTCGGAATGCAGGTAGATATTCTTGATTTGGGCGGCATCATTCGTCGCTGGTTAGTGCCAGATGCAGAACCGTTAAAATCAGATGCGCCGCAGGCACCAGTGGATATCGTGCTTGGCTTCGATACTCTCGAAGATTATATCGCTGACCAAGCTTACGTAGGGGCACTTGTTGGGCGCTACGCAAACCGTATCGCCAAAGGACATTTCGCTTTAAACGATGTAAATTATCAGTTAGATGTGAATCAAGGTGGTAACAGCTTACATGGCGGTTTTGAAGGGTTTAATCGCCGAGTTTGGCAAGCGCAAACACTAGATAATGACGCTGAAGCCTCCTTGATGCTAACGCTTACCAGTGACGATGGCGATCAAGGCTTTCCCGGTCGATTAGAAGTCAATGTGACTTACACTTTGCATGAAACGGGTTTGAAAATAACCTACCGCGCAAAAGCAGCGCAAGACACGGTGTTCAATCCTACCCAACACAGTTACTTTAACTTAGCCGGACATAACAGCGGCTCCATTGAAGATCATCAAGTGCAAATTTTGGCCAGTCATTACACCCCAACCGATGAGAACGCTATCCCCACGGGGGAATTGGTTGATGTAAATAACACGCCGTTTGACTTGCGTGAAATGACGACACTTAAGAGCCCATTGCAGTCCAGCCATAAGCAGATAAAACTTGGTAATGGCTTTGATCACAACTGGTGCTTAGATGCTTACCAAGCCAAGATGAATGCGCCAGAGCTGGTCGCTAAGGCTTTCGAGCCAAAAAGTCGGCGCACTATGCGTGTTTTGACCACTATGCCTGGCATGCAGCTTTACACAGCAAATTACGTTGGACCAGAGCCCATTGGAAAAGGCGCAACAGAGTATCAAGGCAAACAAGCATACTGCTTTGAAACGCAGTTCTACCCAGACTCACCTAATCAAAGTCATTTCCCCAGCGCCACGCTTAAGGCCAATGAAGAGCATTACTCGGTGACCGAATATCGTTTATCCTTTTCGTAG
- a CDS encoding DUF2167 domain-containing protein: MQLLVRVFCTLLFIATMNARAQDAVPSQQSSELAQQELDQQALTPQDIEQQEYIKWANALWDSMEPKTGNISLPGDVAELNVPDTFYFLNAADSRKVLEDIWGNPPGSAETMLGMLFPTGATPFETSSWGVTIEYEQDGYVTDDDADDINYDDLLTQMKEDTSLNSEERVAQGYDAISLVGWAAKPYYDKASNKLHWAKEIKFGDAPVNTLNYNIRVLGRKGVLVLNFIAGMDQLPLINQNLDSVLAIADFKEGSKYADFNPDIDDVAAYGIGALVAGKVLAKTGLIAAALIFLKKFGVIIVLGLGAFMRKLYKGRKSKAQESSDSSAES, encoded by the coding sequence ATGCAATTATTAGTTAGAGTGTTTTGTACTTTGCTGTTTATCGCAACGATGAACGCACGAGCTCAAGACGCCGTACCCAGTCAACAATCAAGCGAGCTGGCTCAACAAGAGCTAGATCAACAAGCGCTAACCCCCCAAGATATAGAACAGCAAGAATACATAAAGTGGGCCAATGCGTTATGGGACTCGATGGAGCCGAAAACAGGTAATATATCGCTACCAGGGGATGTCGCAGAGCTAAACGTGCCAGATACATTCTATTTTTTAAACGCTGCGGATTCCCGTAAGGTATTGGAAGATATATGGGGCAATCCACCAGGCAGTGCAGAGACCATGTTAGGGATGCTTTTTCCAACAGGCGCGACTCCGTTTGAAACAAGCTCTTGGGGCGTCACTATTGAGTATGAACAAGATGGTTATGTCACAGACGACGATGCTGACGACATCAATTACGATGACTTGCTGACTCAAATGAAAGAAGACACCTCACTCAACAGTGAAGAGCGCGTTGCACAAGGTTACGACGCTATATCATTAGTAGGCTGGGCTGCGAAGCCCTACTACGATAAAGCGTCGAATAAGTTGCACTGGGCCAAAGAGATTAAATTTGGTGATGCGCCGGTAAATACGCTTAATTACAATATTCGTGTGTTAGGCCGAAAGGGAGTTTTAGTACTGAACTTTATTGCGGGCATGGATCAATTGCCGCTGATCAATCAAAACCTCGATAGTGTGCTGGCTATCGCTGACTTTAAAGAGGGGTCAAAATACGCTGACTTTAACCCAGATATAGACGATGTGGCAGCATATGGGATTGGTGCGCTGGTGGCTGGCAAAGTGCTTGCAAAAACGGGGCTAATCGCGGCTGCATTGATATTTTTGAAGAAGTTTGGGGTGATCATCGTTCTCGGGCTCGGGGCGTTTATGCGAAAATTGTATAAAGGCCGTAAATCAAAAGCACAAGAAAGCTCTGATTCCTCCGCCGAAAGTTGA
- a CDS encoding putative quinol monooxygenase, which yields MLTLIVKFDVKPEQLETFKQVLNDNKLGSQNEPGMLEMRFFEGKDSPTTIFAYERWASAEAHQTHANQPYAKALFELAETALASPLEVLNLKDTHPAPLHESNPKQVQPQDEVFSIFFIFKIKLEYREQLLKQFSSHIVHTRSEEPGNLVFDLYTIEGQDDTLVVYEHWRTESDVWDIHFNQPYAIDTGKLLEQAIVGDMKQYMNFVKEF from the coding sequence ATGCTCACTCTGATCGTAAAATTTGATGTAAAGCCCGAACAACTCGAAACGTTCAAACAGGTTTTAAATGATAATAAACTAGGTTCACAGAACGAGCCGGGGATGCTGGAAATGCGTTTCTTTGAGGGGAAGGATTCACCAACGACCATTTTTGCTTACGAGCGCTGGGCAAGTGCTGAAGCTCACCAAACGCATGCGAATCAACCGTACGCAAAAGCGCTATTTGAGCTGGCTGAAACGGCTCTTGCGTCGCCCTTGGAAGTGCTAAATTTAAAGGATACTCATCCAGCGCCATTGCATGAAAGCAACCCTAAGCAGGTGCAGCCCCAAGATGAAGTCTTCAGTATCTTTTTTATATTTAAGATTAAGCTTGAGTATCGAGAGCAGCTGCTTAAACAATTTTCCAGTCACATTGTGCATACGAGAAGTGAAGAGCCAGGAAACTTAGTGTTTGACTTATATACTATCGAGGGGCAAGACGACACCCTAGTCGTATATGAGCATTGGCGTACAGAGTCTGACGTTTGGGATATTCATTTTAATCAGCCTTATGCCATCGATACCGGCAAGCTGTTAGAGCAAGCCATAGTGGGCGACATGAAACAATACATGAATTTCGTCAAGGAGTTTTAG
- a CDS encoding sigma-70 family RNA polymerase sigma factor encodes MTINLALKSWFSQSNSNERLMRRYAVSGDQGVLTKLYDDCGDDLYHFLLTLSDSTLARDISQKTWLKVIEKRHLYQDTGLFKAWLFTLARNLLIDEYRETKRLVYESAPIDRAAAPAITSCSLLARFDGALNSLAFVQREAFCLQQEGFSMQEIAQITHCGQETVKSRLRYAKASLREQLKEGLGHKHV; translated from the coding sequence TTGACGATTAACTTAGCGCTGAAATCTTGGTTTAGTCAATCAAACAGTAATGAGCGTTTGATGCGACGATATGCCGTTTCAGGTGACCAAGGCGTATTAACCAAACTCTATGATGATTGTGGAGACGATTTATATCACTTTCTGCTGACATTATCGGACAGCACCTTGGCAAGAGATATCAGTCAAAAGACGTGGCTCAAGGTTATTGAGAAAAGACATTTATATCAGGACACAGGGCTTTTTAAAGCCTGGTTATTTACCTTGGCGCGAAACCTGTTGATTGACGAGTATCGCGAAACAAAACGTTTGGTGTACGAAAGTGCGCCAATCGATAGGGCTGCTGCTCCTGCTATCACATCATGCTCACTGCTAGCGCGCTTTGATGGAGCGTTGAATTCGTTAGCGTTTGTGCAGCGAGAAGCTTTTTGTTTACAACAAGAAGGGTTCAGCATGCAAGAAATTGCGCAAATCACCCACTGCGGTCAGGAAACCGTTAAGAGTCGACTGCGTTATGCCAAAGCATCGCTGCGCGAGCAATTGAAAGAGGGGTTAGGACACAAGCATGTCTGA
- a CDS encoding TonB family protein, producing MHTTLDLVSPQLTHPSLQVMARLAGSLLIACTVTFGLFVAMQKLIENNATGVTSVEALPIINLYQQFEENPVIEKVRPLPKPKPVPIPTEQIKPQEEAPDKSALISKYVPDITIAGPSGPIGTQITLDEGEARPVVRIEPKYPPQAARDGIEGWVKLTFSIGTQGQVMDVQVIDAQPKRTFDREARRALGKWKYKPQIVAGKPQQQNGLTVVLDFKLSH from the coding sequence ATGCACACAACCCTTGATTTAGTTTCACCTCAATTAACACATCCTTCCCTTCAAGTTATGGCGCGTTTAGCGGGCAGCCTGCTAATAGCCTGCACCGTAACTTTTGGGTTATTTGTGGCGATGCAAAAACTAATCGAAAACAACGCAACCGGCGTGACGTCAGTGGAGGCTTTGCCGATAATTAATCTTTATCAACAGTTTGAAGAAAATCCAGTCATTGAAAAAGTAAGACCTTTACCTAAACCGAAGCCTGTTCCTATTCCCACAGAGCAAATCAAGCCTCAAGAAGAAGCGCCTGATAAATCCGCGCTAATCTCTAAGTACGTGCCTGATATCACTATTGCCGGGCCATCAGGCCCAATTGGCACACAAATAACGCTGGATGAAGGTGAAGCGCGTCCAGTGGTACGAATAGAGCCTAAATATCCGCCTCAAGCCGCTCGCGATGGTATTGAAGGGTGGGTAAAGTTGACGTTCTCTATCGGTACGCAAGGGCAAGTTATGGATGTGCAAGTGATTGATGCCCAGCCCAAAAGAACATTTGATCGCGAAGCCAGAAGAGCATTGGGGAAATGGAAGTACAAACCGCAAATCGTAGCGGGCAAACCACAGCAGCAAAATGGCTTAACGGTGGTACTCGATTTCAAACTATCCCATTAG